Proteins found in one Amphiura filiformis chromosome 14, Afil_fr2py, whole genome shotgun sequence genomic segment:
- the LOC140169654 gene encoding uncharacterized protein, with the protein MELSDIVLRSVSSNLGSEWEKLASFLGFSQAKIEQFMMESTVRGIENAMFIMLVTWREKQPVGTTNYRKELKNALEKCGRCDLADIIHEDSPSAQLDAIYSSLTGKLETKPELFEDAINAFYTGYVSMTNDSEIAAALINFGQSIGNIKKKETKEDISPPKKWKQQKKISKRSADDDDVFSSAKVITWHQSGDFAVVDDIEHTTPQESGYGVHLFTRSMFYVFGEDGTQRFVINTSESRGSGGAMVANLKLHSAVAVTKQGYFAVTDNTTQVKLFDIKGENVGNFTISEDNKEGGDRARCIAVNSNGEIYVGDFSEQVISVHNADDFTKLREIFISIKPCYIAANSRGQVCVVSFTIRILHQNRMMVPTEYSKVAIFDDSGNEIFTISPTIWGKNATPLGVIYDADDTLLLAVFDRSINRGGHVHRYGKKGQFLECIIKGTEQPCGIALRNNTLAIADGKSVLIYKGE; encoded by the exons ATGGAATTGAGTGACATTGTATTACGTAGCGTATCTTCTAACTTGGGCTCTGAATGGGAGAAGCTAGCGAGTTTTCTGGGATTTAGTCAAGCTAAAATAGAACAGTTTATGATGGAATCAACAGTACGAGGTATAGAGAATGCTATGTTTATTATGCTAGTAACATGGCGGGAGAAACAGCCTGTTGGGACGACCAATTACCGAAAGGAACTCAAAAATGCTTTGGAGAAATGTGGCAGATGTGATCTTGCCGATATCATTCATGAAG ACTCTCCAAGTGCACAACTAGACGCAATTTACTCTTCTTTGACCGGCAAGTTGGAGACCAAACCGGAGTTATTTGAGGACGCCATCAATGCCTTCTATACTGGCTACGTTTCTATGACCAATGACTCTGAAATAGCAGCAGCTCTTATCAATTTTGGCCAATCAATTG GAAATATCAAGAAAAAGGAAACCAAAGAGGATATCTCGCCTCCAAAAAAGTGGaaacaacaaaagaaaatatccaaAAGAAGCGCGGACGATGATGACGTTTTCTCGTCGGCAAAAGTTATAACGTGGCATCAGTCTGGTGATTTCGCGGTGGTCGACGATATAGAACACACGACGCCTCAAGAGAGTGGATATGGGGTTCATCTCTTTACTCGGTCAATGTTTTACGTGTTTGGGGAAGACGGAACACAACGCTTTGTTATCAACACATCCGAAAGTCGTGGAAGCGGTGGTGCCATGGTCGCAAATTTGAAACTTCACTCTGCCGTAGCCGTTACCAAGCAAGGATATTTCGCCGTTACGGATAACACAACACAGGTGAAGCTCTTTGACATTAAAGGTGAAAATGTCGGCAACTTTACAATATCGGAAGACAACAAAGAAGGTGGAGATCGGGCTCGGTGTATCGCGGTAAATTCAAACGGTGAAATCTATGTTGGAGACTTTTCCGAGCAGGTTATATCGGTACACAATGCGGACGACTTCACCAAACTGAGAGAAATATTCATTAGTATCAAGCCATGCTACATCGCGGCAAACAGCCGCGGTCAGGTTTGCGTAGTCAGCTTTACTATTCGTATCCTTCATCAGAATCGCATGATGGTACCGACTGAGTATAGCAAAGTGGCTATCTTCGACGATTCCGGCAATGAGATTTTTACAATTTCTCCCACAATTTGGGGCAAGAATGCGACCCCTCTCGGTGTCATTTACGATGCAGATGATACGTTGCTACTAGCTGTGTTTGATAGATCAATAAATAGAGGGGGTCATGTTCATCGATATGGTAAGAAGGGGCAATTCTTAGAGTGCATCATCAAGGGAACAGAGCAACCCTGTGGAATCGCGTTGAGAAACAATACTCTAGCAATTGCTGATGGGAAATCAGTCCTGATATACAAAGGGGAGTAA
- the LOC140169656 gene encoding uncharacterized protein gives MELSDIVLRSISSNMGSEWEKLASYLGFSQAKIEQFFFFSTVRGIENAMFTMLVTWREQQPVGTTNYRRELKSALEKCGRCDLADIIHEVSPQVQLDAIYSSLTSKLKTKPNLFEDAINAFYTGYVSMTNDSEIAAALINFGQSIGAGNTEKEEANQEVWSPKKWKQHKKISNRSAEVDDVFSSTKDITWHQSGDFAVVDDIEHAKPEESGNGAYSFSFNVETQMLLSSNTSVRSMMYVFGEDGTERFVINASECLGKPCGMAASLKLNCDVAVTKQGYFAVTDNTKQVKLFDIKGENVGSFTISDDDKGNRDRARCIAVNANGEIYVGDFTEQVISVHNADDFTKLRDIYISIKPCYIAANSRGHVCVVTFDIHILHQNNMMVPKEYSKVAIFDDSGNEISTISPTVWGKNVTPLGVVYDADDTLLLAAFDRSINRGGHVHRYGKKGEFLECIIKGTEQPSGIALRNNTLAIADGKSVLIYKGE, from the exons ATGGAACTGAGTGACATTGTATTACGTAGTATATCGTCTAACATGGGCTCCGAATGGGAGAAGCTAGCGAGTTATCTAGGATTTAGTCAAGCTAAAatagaacaatttttttttttttccacagtAAGAGGTATAGAGAATGCTATGTTTACCATGCTAGTAACATGGCGGGAGCAACAGCCTGTTGGGACGACCAATTACCGAAGGGAACTCAAAAGTGCTTTGGAGAAATGTGGCAGATGTGATCTTGCTGATATCATTCATGAAG TCTCTCCACAAGTGCAACTAGACGCAATTTACTCTTCTTTGACCAGCAAGTTGAAAACCAAACCTAACTTATTTGAGGACGCCATCAATGCCTTCTATACTGGCTACGTTTCTATGACCAATGACTCTGAAATAGCAGCAGCTCTTATTAATTTTGGCCAATCAATTG GTGCCGGAAATACCGAAAAGGAGGAAGCCAACCAGGAAGTCTGGTCTCCCAAAAAGTGGAAGCAACACAAGAAAATATCCAACAGAAGCGCGGAAGTTGACGACGTTTTCTCGTCGACAAAAGATATAACGTGGCATCAGTCTGGTGATTTCGCGGTGGTGGACGATATAGAACACGCGAAGCCTGAAGAAAGTGGCAATGGGGCTTATTCATTCAGTTTCAATGTAGAGACACAGATGCTTCTGTCCAGTAACACCAGTGTTCGGTCAATGATGTACGTATTTGGGGAAGACGGAACGGAACGGTTTGTTATTAACGCATCCGAATGTCTTGGAAAACCCTGTGGCATGGCGGCAAGTTTGAAACTTAACTGTGACGTGGCCGTTACCAAGCAAGGATATTTTGCCGTTACGGATAACACAAAGCAGGTGAAACTCTTTGATATTAAAGGTGAAAATGTCGGTAGCTTTACAATATCGGACGACGATAAAGGAAATCGAGATCGGGCTCGATGTATCGCGGTAAACGCAAACGGTGAAATCTATGTCGGAGATTTTACCGAGCAGGTTATATCGGTACACAATGCGGACGACTTCACCAAACTGAGAGACATATACATTAGTATCAAGCCATGTTACATCGCGGCAAACAGCCGCGGTCATGTTTGCGTAGTCACCTTTGATATTCACATCCTCCATCAGAATAACATGATGGTACCGAAAGAGTATAGCAAAGTGGCTATCTTTGACGATTCCGGCAATGAGATTTCTACAATTTCTCCTACAGTTTGGGGCAAAAATGTTACACCTCTCGGTGTCGTTTACGATGCAGATGACACGTTGCTTCTAGCTGCATTTGATAGGTCAATAAATAGAGGGGGTCATGTTCATCGATATGGTAAGAAGGGGGAATTCTTAGAGTGCATCATCAAGGGAACAGAGCAACCCAGTGGAATTGCGTTGAGAAACAATACTCTAGCAATCGCTGATGGGAAATCAGTCCTGATATATAAAGGCGAGTAA
- the LOC140169658 gene encoding uncharacterized protein, with protein sequence MELSDNVLRSISSKLGAEWEKLAGYLGFSQAEIEQLMVESTNDIENATFTMLVTWRINSLLGRPIIERNSRMLWRNVTGVILLIQFMKIYRPTRQMKQVTTK encoded by the exons ATGGAACTGAGTGATAATGTATTACGTAGCATATCGTCCAAACTGGGCGCTGAATGGGAGAAGCTTGCTGGTTATCTTGGATTTAGCCAAGCTGAAATAGAACAGCTTATGGTAGAATCAACTAACGACATCGAGAATGCAACGTTTACTATGCTAGTAACATGGAGGATAAACAGCCTGTTGGGACGACCAATTATCGAAAGGAACTCACGAATGCTTTGGAGAAATGTGACAGGTGTGATCTTGCTGATACAATTCATGAAG ATTTACAGACCAACCCGTCAAATGAAGCAAGTAACAACAAAGTAG